One Vicinamibacterales bacterium DNA window includes the following coding sequences:
- the dinB gene encoding DNA polymerase IV, translating to MVRRILHVDMDAFYASVEQRDDPALRGRPVAVGGDPNRRGVVAAASYEARAFGVRSAIPMARAVRLCPHLAIVRPDFQKYRAASNQVFEIFRSVTPLVEPLSLDEAYLDVTENAWGEALGRTVAQRLKTEIRTRTNLTASAGVAPNKFLAKIASAWRKPDGLTVIAPSRVEHFLQKLPVDALWGVGPVTAARLRERGIERLVDVRTAQETVLRDAVGSWSDWLRQLANGVDDRAVEPNRETKSSGSENTYSQDLTDILEIRQEIDEMARDAASWLARKQLLCRTVTIKVRYADFTTITRSHSKSPPTREPEDIARRAVALLDRTDAAARAVRLLGVSVHNLDDPSSPFQPEEPLLPFDPDSKQEDDWGPR from the coding sequence GTGGTTCGCCGCATTCTCCACGTCGACATGGATGCGTTCTACGCGTCGGTCGAACAGCGCGACGACCCGGCGCTGCGCGGCAGGCCGGTCGCGGTCGGCGGTGATCCGAACCGCCGCGGCGTAGTGGCGGCGGCCAGCTACGAGGCGCGCGCGTTCGGCGTGCGATCAGCGATCCCGATGGCGCGCGCCGTCCGGCTCTGCCCTCATCTGGCGATCGTCAGGCCGGACTTTCAGAAGTACCGCGCGGCGTCGAACCAGGTGTTCGAGATCTTCCGCTCGGTGACGCCGCTGGTCGAGCCGCTCTCGCTCGACGAGGCGTACCTCGACGTCACCGAGAACGCGTGGGGGGAAGCGCTTGGCAGGACGGTCGCGCAGCGGCTGAAGACCGAGATCCGGACGCGTACGAATCTGACGGCCTCGGCCGGTGTCGCGCCGAACAAGTTCCTCGCGAAGATCGCATCGGCGTGGCGGAAGCCCGACGGCTTGACAGTGATCGCGCCGTCACGCGTCGAGCATTTTCTCCAGAAGCTGCCCGTCGACGCCCTCTGGGGGGTCGGACCGGTGACGGCGGCGCGGCTGCGCGAGCGCGGCATCGAACGGCTGGTCGACGTGCGTACGGCCCAGGAAACGGTCCTGCGCGACGCGGTCGGCAGCTGGAGCGACTGGCTGCGCCAGCTCGCCAACGGCGTCGACGATCGCGCAGTCGAGCCAAATCGCGAAACGAAGTCCTCGGGGAGCGAGAACACCTATTCGCAGGATCTGACCGACATCCTCGAGATCCGTCAGGAGATCGACGAGATGGCCCGCGACGCGGCGTCGTGGCTGGCCCGCAAGCAGCTACTCTGCCGCACGGTGACGATCAAGGTGCGGTACGCGGACTTCACGACGATCACGCGGAGCCACTCGAAATCACCACCGACGCGCGAGCCGGAAGACATCGCGCGGCGCGCAGTCGCGCTGCTCGATCGGACCGACGCCGCCGCGCGGGCGGTCCGGCTGCTCGGGGTCAGCGTCCACAACCTCGACGATCCGTCGTCGCCGTTTCAGCCGGAAGAGCCGCTCTTGCCCTTCGACCCGGACTCGAAGCAGGAAGACGATTGGGGGCCGCGCTAG
- a CDS encoding DUF1684 domain-containing protein, whose translation MRALILTLTLAAAAADVSPAYRATIEKHRADRVKELTAPSGWLAVRGLFWLHDGANGAGSDPSAEIRLPARTPGKIGVFTLKDNAVTFTADPRAGVTSAGKPVETVTLDARKGEAAAVTVNGVSLFAIRRADKIGLRMLDPESDARRHFDGLTYFPLGTKYHVQAKWVPYEKAKTVLVPNVLGQLVPMESPGTVEFTIDGQPYSLEPVYETAKHEDLFFIFRDLTSRAETYAAGRFLHTPLPKDGGVDLDFNLAYNPPCAFTDFATCPLPIKGNQLQVRIPAGERRWAGHDGRSSR comes from the coding sequence ATGCGCGCCCTGATTCTGACTCTGACCCTGGCCGCCGCCGCGGCTGACGTCTCACCCGCCTACAGGGCGACGATCGAGAAACACCGTGCCGATCGCGTCAAGGAATTGACCGCGCCGAGCGGCTGGCTGGCCGTGCGGGGCCTCTTCTGGCTGCACGACGGCGCGAACGGCGCCGGCAGCGATCCGTCCGCCGAGATCAGACTGCCGGCGCGCACGCCGGGGAAGATCGGCGTGTTCACCCTCAAGGACAACGCCGTCACGTTCACCGCGGATCCCCGCGCCGGCGTAACCTCGGCCGGCAAGCCGGTCGAGACGGTGACGCTCGACGCGCGCAAGGGAGAAGCGGCGGCGGTGACGGTCAATGGCGTCAGCCTGTTCGCGATCCGCCGCGCCGACAAAATCGGCCTGCGGATGCTCGATCCGGAGAGCGACGCCCGCCGGCATTTCGACGGCCTGACCTACTTTCCGCTCGGCACGAAATACCATGTGCAGGCGAAGTGGGTCCCCTATGAAAAGGCCAAGACCGTGCTGGTACCGAACGTGCTTGGGCAGCTGGTGCCGATGGAGAGTCCGGGCACAGTCGAGTTCACGATCGACGGCCAGCCGTACAGCCTCGAGCCCGTCTACGAGACGGCCAAGCATGAGGACCTGTTCTTCATCTTCAGGGATCTGACGAGCCGCGCCGAGACCTACGCCGCCGGACGTTTCCTCCACACGCCGCTGCCGAAGGACGGCGGGGTCGATCTCGATTTCAATCTCGCCTACAATCCGCCGTGCGCGTTCACAGATTTTGCGACCTGCCCTCTCCCGATCAAGGGGAACCAGCTGCAGGTGCGGATCCCGGCGGGTGAACGGCGCTGGGCGGGACATGACGGACGCTCGTCGCGGTGA
- a CDS encoding KGG domain-containing protein has translation MAKEDRGFASMDRAKQREIASKGGKAAHQKGSAHEWTSEEARDAGRKGGIASHRRRREQAGGPPEGPDGNDGNDGNDAPIGMVRSDRTDEVAGPGPARTPNEDQ, from the coding sequence GTGGCAAAGGAAGATCGCGGATTCGCATCGATGGATCGAGCCAAGCAGCGGGAAATCGCGAGCAAGGGGGGCAAGGCCGCGCATCAGAAGGGCAGCGCCCACGAGTGGACGAGCGAGGAGGCGCGCGACGCCGGCCGCAAGGGGGGCATCGCCAGCCATCGCCGCCGCAGAGAGCAGGCCGGCGGGCCGCCGGAAGGCCCTGATGGCAACGACGGCAACGACGGCAACGACGCCCCGATCGGCATGGTCCGCAGCGATCGCACCGATGAGGTCGCCGGCCCCGGTCCGGCCCGGACGCCGAACGAGGATCAGTAA
- a CDS encoding peptidase inhibitor family I36 protein — MPFARTLIITGAMVAASAPAAFAQRWGHERAPHDGACFYRDADFHGEYFCIAAGEMVGSMASDMNDQISSIRVFGRTEVNVYRDRNLTGRSARFDRDVVNLKNQNWNDTISSIQVVPARSSVSPQDAERIVTHAYQEVLARSPDTEGMRVYRSHVIHDGWSEVRVRDALRASPEYREKMTMTYPKAQDVVRRAYLNVLKREPDQGASGYVNHVMRDHWTEADVERELRKSPEYRNHR, encoded by the coding sequence ATGCCTTTTGCCAGAACGCTGATCATCACGGGCGCCATGGTCGCCGCGTCCGCACCGGCCGCGTTCGCGCAGCGCTGGGGGCACGAGCGCGCGCCGCACGACGGCGCCTGCTTCTATCGCGATGCCGACTTCCACGGCGAGTATTTCTGCATTGCCGCCGGCGAGATGGTGGGGTCGATGGCGAGCGACATGAACGACCAGATCTCGTCGATCCGGGTCTTCGGCCGTACCGAAGTGAACGTCTATCGTGATCGGAACCTCACCGGCCGCTCGGCGCGTTTCGATCGCGACGTGGTCAACCTGAAGAACCAGAACTGGAACGACACCATCTCGTCGATCCAGGTCGTCCCCGCCCGCTCGTCCGTCTCCCCGCAAGACGCCGAGCGCATCGTCACGCATGCCTACCAGGAGGTCCTAGCCCGCAGTCCTGACACGGAGGGGATGCGCGTCTACCGCTCGCACGTCATCCACGACGGCTGGTCGGAGGTCCGGGTGCGCGACGCGCTGCGCGCCAGCCCCGAATACCGGGAAAAGATGACGATGACCTACCCGAAGGCACAAGACGTCGTCCGCCGCGCCTATCTCAACGTCCTCAAGCGCGAGCCCGATCAGGGCGCGTCGGGGTACGTGAACCACGTGATGAGGGATCACTGGACAGAGGCCGACGTCGAGCGCGAGCTCCGCAAGAGTCCTGAGTACCGGAACCACCGGTAG
- the gltX gene encoding glutamate--tRNA ligase has protein sequence MPPRVRFAPSPTGYLHVGGARTALFNWLFARRHGGIFVLRIEDTDTERSSWDMVAGIVDGLRWLGLDWDEGPDVGGPHAPYFQSQRLDKYRDQAHRLVAAGQAYADAGAIRFKVPPGQTRFDDLVHGTVKFENEHIENFVILRSDGHPTYHLSVVVDDIDMQITHVVRGDDHISNTPKQVLLYQAFGAAIPQFAHVPLILGPDKKRLSKRHGATSVMEYPRLGYLPEAMVNFLALLGWNPGGDRELLTRNELVSLFTLEGISGGNAVFSPDKLDWFNQQYIARLAPNVLLDRIESRLREAGLWRDTLRTTEAGWTDAVLELLKPRVKKLDQLVDELSPFLVEDPPLDPAAVAKHLDAGIRPVLIELAGRVGDGAFDPAAIEMIIRALAEERGLKAGALIHATRVSVTGRAVSAGLFDVLSLLGPARVSRRLRRAAGHATLEP, from the coding sequence ATGCCGCCGCGCGTCCGCTTCGCCCCGTCGCCGACCGGATACCTGCACGTCGGCGGAGCGCGAACGGCGCTGTTCAACTGGTTGTTCGCCCGCCGCCACGGCGGCATCTTCGTCCTGCGTATCGAGGACACCGATACGGAACGCTCCTCCTGGGACATGGTCGCCGGCATCGTCGACGGCCTGCGCTGGCTGGGCCTCGACTGGGACGAGGGACCCGATGTGGGGGGACCGCACGCGCCCTATTTCCAGTCGCAGCGGTTGGACAAGTATCGGGATCAGGCGCACCGCCTGGTCGCTGCGGGGCAAGCCTATGCCGATGCCGGGGCGATTCGATTCAAGGTCCCTCCGGGCCAGACGCGGTTCGACGACCTGGTGCACGGGACGGTGAAGTTCGAGAATGAGCACATCGAGAACTTCGTCATCTTGCGCTCTGACGGGCATCCGACCTACCACCTGTCGGTGGTCGTCGACGACATCGACATGCAGATCACGCACGTGGTCCGCGGCGACGATCACATCTCGAACACGCCGAAGCAGGTGCTCCTCTACCAGGCGTTCGGGGCGGCAATCCCGCAGTTCGCGCACGTGCCGCTCATTCTCGGCCCCGACAAGAAGCGCCTGAGCAAGCGGCACGGCGCCACGTCGGTGATGGAGTATCCCAGGCTCGGCTATCTGCCGGAGGCGATGGTCAACTTTCTGGCGCTCCTCGGGTGGAATCCGGGTGGCGATCGGGAGCTGCTGACGCGCAACGAGCTCGTGTCGCTCTTCACCCTCGAAGGGATCAGCGGCGGCAACGCCGTGTTCAGCCCCGACAAGCTCGACTGGTTCAACCAGCAGTACATCGCGCGGCTGGCGCCCAACGTCCTGCTCGACCGGATCGAATCCCGCCTGCGCGAAGCCGGGCTCTGGCGCGACACGCTTCGAACGACCGAGGCTGGGTGGACTGACGCCGTCCTGGAGCTCCTCAAGCCGCGTGTCAAGAAGCTCGATCAGCTCGTTGACGAGCTCAGCCCTTTCCTCGTCGAAGACCCGCCGCTTGATCCGGCCGCGGTCGCGAAACATCTCGACGCCGGCATCCGGCCCGTGCTCATCGAACTCGCCGGCCGGGTGGGCGATGGTGCGTTCGATCCCGCGGCGATCGAGATGATAATCAGGGCGCTTGCCGAGGAGCGGGGACTGAAGGCCGGGGCCCTCATTCACGCGACCAGGGTCAGCGTCACCGGGCGGGCGGTCAGCGCCGGCCTCTTCGACGTCCTCAGCTTGTTGGGCCCAGCCCGTGTGTCACGGAGACTCCGTCGCGCGGCAGGTCACGCCACACTCGAGCCCTAA
- a CDS encoding phospholipase D-like domain-containing protein, whose translation MLQTRRHRLDRLAGLRYHHKLVLSLLVVFGILLLVVLLAKDRENIKLESAYGASDARFPAYIAALAGAAPTSGNRFDVLQNGDVFFPAMLDAIVRARRRIDFETYIYEKGIAGDRFTAALEAAARRRVDVNLVVDAVGSKQMSSDDATRLRAAGVRLGTFGAPRWFKLQEINYRTHRKLLVIDGAVAFTGGAGVADQWLGNAQDSDHWRDMMVRIDGPLARLLEGAFNASFVSTVAPVEPRVTPASIALDVASHDSAFVIRSAATGGSNDMKRVYMLAIAAARRTLDITSPYFLMDASSKWALAQAAARGVRVRILVEGDDTDARIVKYASREEYRRLMAEGIAIYEYQSTMMHTKSLVVDGTWSMFGSANFDNRSLELNDELNVAVSDADLAARLTSAFDRDLQRARKLDLVSWRRRPALEKGREFFWSYFSEVF comes from the coding sequence TGCTCGTCGTGCTGCTGGCGAAGGATCGCGAGAACATCAAGCTCGAGAGTGCCTACGGCGCGAGTGACGCCAGGTTTCCTGCCTATATCGCTGCGCTGGCCGGCGCGGCTCCCACGAGCGGCAACCGCTTCGACGTGCTGCAGAACGGCGACGTCTTCTTTCCGGCGATGCTCGACGCGATCGTCCGCGCGCGCCGCAGAATCGACTTCGAGACCTACATCTATGAGAAGGGCATCGCCGGCGATCGATTCACCGCGGCGCTCGAAGCCGCGGCCCGCCGCCGGGTCGACGTGAACCTGGTGGTGGACGCCGTCGGTTCAAAGCAAATGTCGTCCGACGACGCGACGCGATTGCGGGCGGCTGGAGTGCGGCTGGGGACATTCGGCGCGCCGCGCTGGTTCAAGCTGCAGGAGATCAACTACCGGACGCATCGCAAGCTCCTCGTGATCGACGGCGCCGTGGCGTTCACCGGCGGGGCGGGCGTCGCCGACCAGTGGCTCGGCAACGCGCAGGATTCCGATCACTGGCGCGACATGATGGTGCGGATCGACGGCCCGCTGGCGCGCTTGCTCGAGGGTGCGTTCAACGCCTCGTTCGTCAGCACGGTCGCGCCGGTGGAGCCGCGGGTGACGCCGGCGTCGATCGCCCTCGACGTCGCGTCGCACGACAGCGCGTTCGTCATCCGCAGCGCCGCAACCGGCGGCAGCAACGACATGAAGCGCGTCTACATGCTCGCGATCGCCGCGGCGCGGCGGACGCTCGACATCACGAGTCCGTACTTCCTGATGGACGCCTCGAGCAAGTGGGCGCTCGCGCAGGCGGCCGCCCGCGGCGTCCGGGTGCGCATCCTGGTCGAAGGCGACGATACTGACGCGCGAATCGTCAAGTACGCCAGCCGCGAGGAGTACCGCCGGCTGATGGCCGAAGGGATCGCGATCTACGAGTACCAGTCGACGATGATGCACACCAAGTCGTTGGTGGTCGACGGCACCTGGAGCATGTTCGGGTCGGCGAACTTCGACAACCGGTCGCTGGAGCTGAACGACGAGCTCAACGTGGCGGTCAGCGATGCGGACCTGGCGGCGAGGCTGACGTCGGCATTCGATCGCGATCTCCAGCGCGCCAGAAAACTCGATCTCGTGTCGTGGCGGCGCCGCCCGGCGCTCGAGAAGGGTCGCGAGTTTTTCTGGAGCTACTTCAGCGAAGTCTTCTAG